One genomic window of Oleomonas cavernae includes the following:
- a CDS encoding sarcosine oxidase subunit delta has translation MKLPCPFCGLRDAHEFSYLGDAGPHRPETAEGFHDYVYLRDNPAGLLQELWYHGQGCRSWLVVERDTLDHSVTGARLARGGRS, from the coding sequence ATGAAACTGCCCTGTCCCTTCTGCGGCCTGCGCGACGCCCATGAATTCAGCTACCTGGGCGATGCCGGCCCGCACCGGCCGGAAACGGCCGAGGGTTTCCACGACTATGTCTATCTGCGCGACAATCCGGCGGGCCTGCTGCAGGAACTGTGGTACCACGGCCAGGGCTGTCGTAGCTGGCTGGTGGTGGAGCGCGACACCCTGGATCACAGCGTGACCGGCGCCCGGCTGGCCCGGGGCGGCCGATCATGA
- the glnT gene encoding type III glutamate--ammonia ligase — protein MAIDLVKAAKDKGIKYFLISYTDLFGVQRAKLVPAAAIGEMSKAGAGFAGFATWLDMSPADSDLFAVPDPDSLIQLPWKPEVGWVAADLWMDGKLVEQAPRTVLKKAMAAAKARGFEMKTGVECEYFLLTPDAAGISDAADSAAKPCYDQLILMRRYDIITEICDAMLALGWKPYQNDHEDANGQFEMNWEYDNALLTADRHAFFKYMVRSIAEKHGLRATFMPKPFMNLTGSGCHMHVSLWKGAKNVFVDKADELGLSQTGYHFIGGVMAEAQAMCALTNPAVNSYKRINAPVTLSGATWSPNTVTYTGNNRTHMIRIPDVGRFEFRLADGAANPYLLPAAVLVAGLDGIEHARDPGKRLDINMYTEGHKVKGAKKLPLNLLDALRALEKSKVLADGLGEGFISSYLKLKHDDWNAYSRHLTQWERDTTLDC, from the coding sequence ATGGCGATCGATCTGGTGAAGGCGGCCAAGGACAAGGGCATCAAGTATTTCCTGATCTCCTATACCGACCTGTTCGGCGTGCAGCGCGCCAAGCTGGTGCCGGCGGCGGCGATCGGCGAGATGTCCAAGGCGGGGGCGGGCTTTGCCGGCTTTGCCACCTGGCTGGACATGTCGCCGGCCGATTCCGACCTGTTCGCCGTGCCCGATCCCGACAGCCTGATACAGTTGCCCTGGAAGCCCGAGGTGGGCTGGGTCGCGGCCGACCTGTGGATGGACGGCAAGCTGGTGGAACAGGCGCCGCGCACGGTGCTGAAAAAGGCGATGGCGGCGGCCAAGGCCCGGGGCTTCGAGATGAAGACCGGGGTCGAGTGCGAATATTTCCTGCTGACCCCCGATGCCGCCGGCATTTCGGACGCGGCCGATAGCGCGGCCAAGCCGTGCTACGACCAGCTCATCCTGATGCGTCGCTACGACATCATCACCGAGATCTGCGATGCCATGCTGGCGCTGGGCTGGAAGCCCTATCAGAACGATCACGAGGACGCCAACGGCCAGTTCGAGATGAACTGGGAATATGACAACGCCCTGTTGACCGCCGACCGCCATGCCTTCTTCAAATACATGGTCCGCTCGATCGCCGAGAAGCATGGCCTGCGCGCCACCTTCATGCCCAAGCCCTTCATGAACCTGACCGGTTCCGGCTGCCACATGCATGTCTCGCTGTGGAAGGGGGCGAAGAACGTGTTCGTCGACAAGGCCGACGAGCTGGGCCTGTCGCAGACCGGCTATCATTTCATCGGCGGGGTGATGGCGGAAGCCCAGGCGATGTGCGCCCTGACCAACCCGGCGGTGAATTCCTACAAGCGCATCAATGCGCCGGTCACCCTGTCGGGCGCCACCTGGTCGCCCAATACCGTGACCTATACCGGCAACAACCGCACCCACATGATCCGCATCCCCGATGTGGGCCGCTTCGAGTTCCGCCTGGCCGACGGTGCCGCCAACCCCTACCTGCTGCCCGCCGCGGTGCTGGTCGCGGGCCTCGACGGGATCGAGCATGCCCGCGATCCCGGCAAGCGGCTGGACATCAACATGTACACCGAGGGCCACAAGGTGAAGGGCGCCAAGAAGCTGCCCCTGAACCTGCTCGACGCCCTGCGCGCGCTGGAGAAATCCAAGGTGCTGGCCGACGGCCTGGGCGAGGGCTTCATCTCGTCTTACCTGAAGCTGAAGCACGACGACTGGAACGCCTATTCCCGCCACCTGACCCAGTGGGAACGCGACACGACGCTGGATTGCTGA
- a CDS encoding FMN-binding glutamate synthase family protein produces the protein MITTPRKSATFDDYTLSEIRRAAATGIYDIRGGGAKRRVPHLDDLLFLGASISRYPLEGYREKCGTNVILGSRFAKKPIELKIPVTVAGMSFGSLSAQAKEALGRGASAMGTSTTTGDGGMTPEERGQSSILVYQYLPSRYGMNPDDLRKADAIEVVVGQGAKPGGGGMLLGQKISARVAQMRNLPEGIDQRSACRHPDWTGPDDLEIKIEELREITDWEKPIYVKVGSARPYYDTALAVKSGADVIVLDGMQGGTAATQEVFIEHVGIPLLGSIRPAVQALQDLGLHRKVQLIVSGGIRNGADVAKCLALGADAVSIGTAALVALGDNDPVHEAEYAALGTTAGSYDDWHEGRDPAGITTQDPLLAARLDPVKAGRRLANYLAVLTLEAQTIARACGKSHVHNLEPEDLVALTVEAAAMARVPLAGTDWIPGAGQY, from the coding sequence ATGATCACCACCCCACGCAAATCCGCGACCTTCGACGATTACACCCTGTCGGAGATCCGCCGGGCGGCGGCCACCGGCATCTATGACATCCGCGGTGGCGGCGCCAAGCGCCGGGTACCCCACCTCGACGACCTGCTGTTCCTGGGCGCCTCGATCAGCCGCTATCCGCTGGAAGGCTACCGCGAGAAGTGCGGGACCAATGTGATCCTGGGCAGCCGTTTCGCCAAGAAGCCGATCGAGCTGAAGATCCCGGTCACGGTCGCGGGCATGAGCTTCGGCTCGCTCTCGGCCCAGGCCAAGGAGGCGCTGGGGCGCGGCGCCTCGGCCATGGGCACCTCGACCACCACGGGCGACGGCGGCATGACCCCGGAGGAACGCGGCCAGTCCTCGATCCTGGTCTATCAATACCTGCCGTCGCGCTATGGCATGAACCCGGACGACCTGCGCAAGGCCGACGCCATCGAGGTGGTGGTGGGCCAGGGCGCGAAGCCGGGCGGCGGCGGCATGCTGCTGGGCCAGAAGATCTCGGCCCGCGTCGCCCAGATGCGCAACCTGCCCGAGGGCATCGACCAGCGTTCCGCCTGCCGCCACCCCGACTGGACCGGGCCTGACGACCTGGAGATCAAGATCGAGGAACTGCGCGAGATCACCGACTGGGAAAAGCCGATCTATGTCAAGGTCGGCTCCGCCCGGCCTTATTACGACACGGCCCTGGCGGTGAAGTCGGGTGCCGACGTGATCGTGCTCGACGGCATGCAGGGCGGCACCGCGGCGACCCAGGAAGTGTTCATCGAACATGTCGGCATTCCCCTGCTGGGCTCGATCCGGCCGGCGGTGCAGGCGCTGCAGGACTTGGGGCTGCACCGCAAGGTGCAGTTGATCGTCTCGGGCGGGATCCGCAATGGCGCCGATGTCGCCAAATGCCTGGCGCTGGGGGCCGATGCGGTCTCGATCGGCACGGCGGCGCTGGTGGCGCTGGGCGACAACGACCCGGTGCACGAGGCTGAATACGCCGCCCTGGGCACCACGGCCGGCTCCTACGACGACTGGCACGAGGGCCGTGATCCGGCGGGTATCACCACCCAGGACCCACTGCTGGCCGCGCGCCTCGACCCGGTGAAGGCCGGCCGGCGCCTGGCCAACTACCTGGCGGTCCTGACGCTCGAGGCGCAGACCATCGCGCGCGCCTGCGGCAAGAGCCATGTGCATAATCTGGAGCCCGAGGATCTGGTGGCGCTGACCGTCGAGGCGGCGGCCATGGCGCGCGTGCCGCTGGCCGGCACCGACTGGATTCCGGGCGCGGGGCAGTATTGA
- a CDS encoding protein glxC, translating to MTLPLMEHTIDLGSASVRELNAALHKVGPDVNQRLWRVLNPGGRHSVAAGVDAALTIEIDGHVGYYCAGMNKLAKVIVNGNAGVGVAENMMSGIVHVKGDASQAAGATAQGGLLIVDGNASARCGISMKGVDIVVKGGIGHMSAFMAQSGSLTVLGDAGEALGDSIYEARLFVRGSVASLGADCIEKELRDEHKAMLFARLKAAGLNGAVDVSDFKRYGSARQLYHFHVDNAGAY from the coding sequence ATGACCTTGCCGCTGATGGAGCACACGATCGACCTGGGCAGCGCCAGCGTACGCGAGCTCAATGCAGCACTTCACAAGGTCGGGCCCGACGTCAATCAGCGGCTGTGGCGCGTGCTCAACCCCGGCGGCCGGCATTCGGTGGCGGCCGGCGTCGATGCGGCGCTGACGATCGAGATCGACGGCCATGTCGGCTACTACTGTGCCGGCATGAACAAGCTGGCCAAGGTGATCGTCAACGGCAATGCCGGGGTGGGCGTGGCCGAGAACATGATGTCGGGCATCGTGCATGTGAAGGGCGACGCCAGCCAGGCGGCGGGTGCTACCGCCCAGGGTGGGCTGCTGATCGTCGACGGCAATGCCTCGGCCCGCTGCGGCATTTCCATGAAGGGCGTCGACATCGTGGTGAAGGGCGGCATCGGTCACATGTCGGCCTTCATGGCGCAGAGCGGCTCCCTGACCGTGCTGGGCGACGCCGGCGAGGCGCTGGGCGATTCAATCTACGAGGCGCGGCTGTTCGTGCGCGGTTCGGTCGCCAGCCTCGGCGCCGACTGCATCGAGAAGGAACTGCGCGACGAGCACAAGGCCATGCTGTTTGCGCGGCTGAAAGCGGCCGGCCTTAACGGCGCCGTCGATGTCTCGGATTTCAAGCGCTACGGTTCGGCCCGGCAGCTCTATCATTTCCATGTCGACAATGCCGGCGCCTACTGA
- a CDS encoding class II glutamine amidotransferase, protein MCGIVGLFIKDRKLEPDLGAMLVTMLEVMSDRGPDSAGFAVYGEGRPDRLKLSLRAPAGTDFDALAAALRAAVGNDIGHVVRDTHVIIDIPAGTEAAVRAALAAGHPGIAVVGAGTRMEIFKEVGLPGDVARRFALSTMTGSHGIGHTRMATESAVTTNGAHPFSTGPDQCLVHNGSLSNHNAVRRVLIREGLRFETQNDSEVAAGFLTHRLAKGEALGDALTSTLDTLDGFFTFVVGTESGFGVLRDPIACKPAVMAETESYVAFGSEYRALADLPGIANARVFEPEPATVYFWERAA, encoded by the coding sequence ATCGTCGGACTGTTCATCAAGGATCGGAAGCTCGAGCCTGATTTGGGCGCCATGCTGGTGACCATGCTCGAGGTGATGAGTGACCGCGGGCCCGACAGTGCCGGCTTCGCCGTCTATGGCGAGGGCCGGCCGGACCGGCTGAAACTGTCGCTGCGCGCACCCGCCGGCACCGACTTCGACGCCCTGGCGGCGGCGCTCAGGGCGGCCGTGGGCAACGATATCGGCCATGTCGTCCGCGATACCCATGTGATCATCGACATTCCGGCGGGTACGGAAGCCGCGGTGCGGGCGGCGCTGGCCGCCGGCCATCCCGGGATTGCCGTGGTCGGCGCGGGCACGCGCATGGAGATTTTCAAGGAAGTGGGCCTGCCCGGTGACGTGGCGCGGCGCTTTGCCTTGAGCACCATGACCGGCAGCCACGGCATCGGTCATACCCGCATGGCGACTGAATCGGCTGTTACCACCAACGGCGCGCATCCCTTCTCGACCGGGCCTGACCAGTGCCTGGTCCATAACGGCTCGCTGTCCAACCACAATGCGGTGCGCCGGGTCCTGATCCGCGAGGGCCTGCGCTTCGAGACCCAGAACGATTCGGAGGTCGCCGCCGGTTTCCTCACCCACCGGCTGGCCAAGGGCGAGGCGCTGGGCGATGCCTTGACCTCCACGCTCGATACGCTGGACGGCTTCTTCACCTTCGTGGTCGGCACGGAATCGGGTTTTGGCGTGCTGCGCGATCCCATCGCCTGCAAGCCCGCCGTGATGGCCGAAACCGAATCCTACGTCGCCTTCGGTTCCGAATACCGGGCATTGGCCGACCTGCCCGGCATCGCCAATGCCCGGGTGTTCGAGCCCGAGCCGGCGACGGTCTACTTCTGGGAACGTGCAGCATGA